A window of Pseudodesulfovibrio hydrargyri contains these coding sequences:
- a CDS encoding alpha-ketoacid dehydrogenase subunit beta, giving the protein MSEKTYLQALNEALKLEMERDENVFILGEDVGQFGGCFGVTQGLYDKFGEARVMDTPITESTIVGAAAGAAAAGLRPVAELMFVDFIGVAMDQLFNQAAKMRFMFGGKATVPMTLRMPQGAGIGAAAQHSQCLESWFMNIPGLKVVIPSTPRDAKGLLISAIRDENPVVFLEHKLLYGVSGEVPDESYTIELGKGEVKREGTDVTIVATSLMVHSALEAAERLKADGIEAEVVDPRCLQPLDKDIIINSVKKTNALVVAHEAVQFSGPGAEIAAMVAEEALDYLDAPIKRVGAPFCPVPFSPPLEQFYIPDADNIVEAVKSIR; this is encoded by the coding sequence ATGTCCGAAAAAACATATCTTCAGGCGCTCAATGAAGCATTGAAGCTGGAAATGGAGCGGGACGAGAACGTCTTCATCCTCGGCGAGGACGTGGGACAGTTCGGTGGCTGCTTCGGCGTGACCCAGGGGCTGTACGACAAGTTCGGCGAGGCGCGGGTCATGGACACCCCGATCACCGAGAGCACCATTGTCGGCGCTGCCGCGGGCGCGGCCGCGGCCGGGCTGCGGCCCGTGGCCGAACTGATGTTCGTGGACTTCATCGGCGTGGCCATGGACCAGCTGTTCAACCAGGCCGCCAAGATGCGCTTCATGTTCGGCGGCAAGGCCACGGTGCCCATGACCCTGCGCATGCCCCAGGGCGCGGGCATCGGCGCGGCGGCCCAGCATTCCCAGTGCCTGGAGTCCTGGTTCATGAACATCCCGGGCCTCAAGGTGGTCATCCCGTCCACCCCGCGCGACGCCAAGGGGCTGCTGATCAGCGCCATCCGCGACGAGAATCCGGTGGTCTTCCTGGAGCACAAGCTGCTCTACGGCGTGTCCGGCGAGGTCCCGGACGAGAGCTACACCATCGAACTCGGCAAGGGCGAGGTCAAGCGCGAGGGCACGGACGTGACCATCGTGGCCACCTCCCTCATGGTCCACTCGGCCCTGGAGGCGGCCGAGCGTCTCAAGGCCGACGGCATCGAGGCCGAGGTCGTGGACCCGCGCTGCCTGCAACCGCTGGACAAGGACATCATCATCAATTCCGTGAAGAAGACCAACGCCCTGGTGGTGGCCCACGAGGCCGTGCAGTTCTCCGGCCCCGGCGCGGAGATCGCGGCCATGGTCGCCGAAGAGGCGTTGGACTACCTGGACGCCCCCATCAAGCGTGTGGGCGCGCCGTTCTGCCCGGTGCCGTTCTCCCCGCCGCTGGAGCAGTTCTACATCCCCGACGCGGACAACATCGTCGAGGCGGTCAAGAGTATTCGCTAA
- a CDS encoding NAD(+)/NADH kinase → MSIAAILANPASGKDIRRLVAHGSVFDNQEKVRMVRRLILGLEKAGVTKILYMPDGYAIVPRALNAISPSIPVEPVEMPIRNNQSDTTVAAGIMETLGAQCLVILGGDGTSRAACKGSVAVPLLPLSTGTNNVFPIMGEATVAGLAAGIVAGGRLPREACCYRSCMLDILIDGEVVDMALVDAAVYDDVFLGSKAVWHMDKVPQLFMTRCSASAIGLSAIGGQMRSIRPEEPLGLALRLGGGSPVVVSAAIAPGMFADVPICGISDMLPGEIFNIDTSPGLIALDGEREVEIPSGSRASIRLNTEGPLVIDVDRTMALARTEGLFRQPSK, encoded by the coding sequence TTGAGCATCGCAGCCATACTGGCCAATCCCGCTTCCGGAAAGGACATCCGCCGCCTGGTGGCCCACGGGTCCGTGTTCGACAACCAGGAAAAGGTGCGCATGGTCCGGCGGCTCATCCTGGGCCTGGAAAAGGCCGGGGTGACCAAGATCCTGTACATGCCGGACGGGTACGCCATCGTGCCCAGGGCGCTGAACGCCATTTCCCCTTCCATCCCCGTGGAGCCGGTGGAAATGCCCATCCGCAACAACCAGAGCGATACGACCGTGGCGGCGGGCATCATGGAGACCCTCGGCGCGCAGTGCCTCGTCATCCTCGGCGGCGACGGCACCAGCCGCGCGGCCTGCAAGGGGTCCGTGGCCGTTCCGCTTCTGCCGCTCTCCACGGGGACCAACAACGTCTTTCCGATCATGGGCGAGGCCACGGTGGCCGGGCTGGCCGCCGGGATCGTGGCCGGCGGCCGTTTGCCGCGCGAGGCGTGCTGCTACCGGTCCTGCATGCTCGACATCCTGATCGACGGCGAGGTCGTGGATATGGCCCTGGTGGACGCGGCGGTGTACGACGACGTCTTTCTGGGCTCCAAGGCCGTGTGGCACATGGACAAGGTCCCCCAGCTGTTCATGACCCGGTGCAGCGCCAGCGCCATCGGGCTGTCGGCCATCGGCGGCCAGATGCGTTCCATCCGCCCGGAGGAGCCGCTGGGCCTGGCGCTGCGGCTGGGCGGCGGTTCGCCCGTGGTGGTCTCGGCGGCCATCGCGCCGGGCATGTTCGCGGACGTGCCCATCTGCGGCATTTCGGACATGCTTCCGGGAGAAATTTTCAACATCGACACGAGCCCCGGCCTGATCGCCCTGGACGGCGAGCGCGAGGTGGAGATACCGTCAGGGTCCCGCGCCTCCATCCGCCTGAACACGGAAGGGCCGCTGGTCATCGACGTGGACAGAACCATGGCGCTGGCCAGGACCGAGGGCTTGTTTCGCCAACCGTCAAAATAG
- a CDS encoding DUF6506 family protein produces MSDILKAAFIFVAPNADPSSHRNWVRTEAVELLAVAVKDYAQAETVARELVEKDGIKAIELCGGFGTAGTARIAAAVNVPVGVVRFDVHPGLGNVSGDTLFG; encoded by the coding sequence ATGAGTGATATCTTGAAAGCCGCATTCATCTTTGTCGCGCCCAACGCCGACCCGTCCAGCCACCGCAACTGGGTCAGGACCGAGGCCGTGGAGCTGCTGGCCGTGGCCGTGAAGGACTACGCCCAGGCCGAGACAGTGGCCAGGGAACTGGTCGAAAAGGACGGCATCAAGGCCATCGAGCTGTGCGGTGGATTCGGCACGGCCGGAACGGCTCGCATCGCGGCCGCCGTGAACGTCCCGGTGGGCGTGGTCCGCTTCGACGTCCACCCGGGCCTGGGCAACGTCAGCGGCGACACCCTGTTCGGCTAG
- a CDS encoding PaaI family thioesterase yields the protein MEIKTHESINRSLCGEPVEVSQGASAVRLICTADMAADASGLVHGGFIFGLADYAAMLSVNHPNVVLGAAETRFLKPSRVGDELVARAQDQTPQERKHLVQVEVSCGEDVVFSGTFTCFVTKEHVLTGV from the coding sequence ATGGAAATCAAGACCCATGAAAGCATAAACCGGTCCCTGTGCGGGGAACCGGTCGAGGTATCGCAGGGCGCCAGCGCCGTGCGCCTGATCTGCACGGCCGACATGGCCGCCGACGCCAGCGGGCTGGTCCACGGCGGCTTCATCTTCGGCCTGGCCGACTACGCGGCCATGCTCTCCGTCAACCACCCCAACGTGGTCCTGGGCGCGGCCGAGACCCGCTTCCTCAAGCCGTCCCGCGTGGGCGACGAGCTCGTGGCCAGGGCGCAGGACCAGACCCCGCAGGAGCGCAAGCACCTGGTCCAGGTGGAGGTCTCCTGCGGAGAGGACGTGGTCTTCAGCGGCACGTTCACCTGCTTCGTGACCAAGGAGCACGTGCTCACCGGGGTTTAG
- a CDS encoding carboxymuconolactone decarboxylase family protein: protein MDAAEKAATTLAKMTQRAGNVFPNYLAFTKEISQFGPIDHKTQELIHVACSMMSQCEMCISLHIQGAASHGATKEEIMQAAMLAISMGGSPKVMYMHYVFDELEDLFD from the coding sequence ATGGATGCAGCCGAAAAAGCAGCAACGACCTTGGCCAAAATGACCCAGCGGGCGGGCAACGTCTTCCCCAATTACCTTGCCTTCACCAAGGAGATCAGCCAGTTTGGACCCATCGACCACAAGACGCAGGAACTGATCCACGTGGCCTGTTCCATGATGTCCCAGTGCGAGATGTGCATCTCCCTCCACATTCAGGGAGCGGCCAGCCACGGCGCCACCAAGGAAGAAATCATGCAGGCCGCCATGCTCGCCATTTCCATGGGCGGCTCGCCCAAGGTCATGTACATGCACTACGTGTTCGACGAACTGGAAGACCTCTTCGACTAA
- a CDS encoding lipoate--protein ligase: MRYIYNPSIDPAFNLAAEEWLLTESPDEIFMLWRNRPAVIVGRNQNTLAEIDETFTRERGIPVVRRLSGGGAVFHDLGNINFTFINHGTPSEGLDFERFTVPIQQALRSMGVECVFSGRNDLLIDGKKFSGNAQHFHGGRILHHGTLLFSSDMADLSGALRVDPEKYRDKAVKSVRSRVTNISSHLPAPMEVTDFIKTLMGFVSGGVSPDGMALTDGETEIIETMADRRYRTWDWNFGSSPAYNFAKRTRTDGGLLDVNLYVKKGRILTARLFGDYFGVRDVDELEKRLVGCRHERGEIEARLKDVALDEYLHGVTLPALLDCLF; encoded by the coding sequence ATGCGATACATCTACAACCCGTCCATCGACCCGGCCTTCAACCTGGCCGCCGAGGAATGGCTGCTGACCGAGTCCCCGGACGAAATCTTCATGCTCTGGCGCAACCGCCCGGCGGTCATCGTCGGCCGCAACCAGAACACCCTGGCCGAGATAGACGAGACCTTCACCCGGGAGCGCGGCATCCCGGTGGTCCGCAGGCTGAGCGGCGGCGGGGCCGTGTTCCACGACCTCGGGAACATCAACTTCACCTTCATCAACCACGGCACCCCCTCCGAGGGGCTGGACTTCGAGCGGTTCACCGTGCCCATCCAGCAGGCACTGCGCTCCATGGGCGTGGAGTGCGTGTTCAGCGGGCGCAACGACCTGCTCATCGACGGCAAAAAATTTTCGGGCAACGCCCAGCACTTCCACGGCGGGCGCATCCTGCACCACGGCACCCTGCTCTTCTCCTCGGACATGGCCGACCTGAGCGGGGCCCTGCGCGTGGACCCGGAAAAGTACCGCGACAAGGCGGTCAAGAGCGTGCGCTCGCGGGTGACCAACATTTCGAGCCACCTGCCCGCCCCCATGGAGGTCACGGACTTCATCAAGACGCTCATGGGCTTCGTGTCCGGCGGGGTATCGCCCGACGGCATGGCCCTGACCGACGGCGAAACCGAAATCATCGAGACCATGGCCGACAGGCGCTACCGCACCTGGGACTGGAACTTCGGTTCCTCCCCGGCCTACAACTTCGCCAAGCGCACCCGCACGGACGGCGGCCTGCTGGACGTGAACCTGTACGTCAAGAAGGGACGCATCCTCACCGCAAGGCTGTTCGGCGACTACTTCGGCGTGCGCGACGTGGACGAACTCGAAAAGCGGCTAGTCGGCTGCCGCCACGAGCGCGGCGAGATCGAAGCCCGGCTCAAGGACGTCGCCCTCGACGAATACCTGCACGGCGTCACCCTGCCCGCGCTCCTGGACTGTCTGTTCTAG
- a CDS encoding MBL fold metallo-hydrolase has translation MSDCIDIDLVANAGVLVRGGGLGLLVDGMHDQDGHPFGRVEPDDMARMGRPEGIFERLDYLLFTHEHPDHFTPDLVAGHLERRPVKGVFLPAPAREPEGRARLVRALEERGVPHWTMGPEPGGTLSVSPEPGLTVTAIGTRHMGKQFQDVRNDCLLVSLMGMNLLFTGDADHVPEYYEEALKDVDLDAAFVNPIFYHNPNGQAIIDGIFRPLELVIYHMPSNGRDPFHLAFTVKRALQRYARPDMPVHVLDAAAPHVTICPAVL, from the coding sequence GTGAGCGATTGCATCGATATAGACCTTGTGGCCAACGCGGGCGTGCTGGTCCGGGGCGGGGGCCTGGGGCTGCTTGTGGACGGCATGCACGACCAGGACGGGCACCCGTTCGGCCGGGTGGAACCGGACGACATGGCCCGCATGGGCCGGCCCGAGGGTATTTTCGAGCGGCTGGACTACCTGCTGTTCACCCACGAGCACCCGGACCACTTCACCCCGGACCTGGTGGCCGGGCACCTGGAACGCAGGCCGGTCAAGGGCGTGTTTCTGCCCGCCCCGGCCAGGGAGCCGGAGGGTCGCGCCCGGCTCGTCCGCGCCCTTGAGGAGCGGGGTGTTCCGCATTGGACCATGGGCCCGGAGCCGGGGGGCACGCTGTCGGTTTCGCCCGAGCCGGGCCTGACGGTCACGGCCATCGGCACGCGCCACATGGGCAAGCAGTTCCAGGATGTGCGCAACGACTGCCTGCTCGTTTCGCTCATGGGCATGAACCTGCTCTTCACCGGCGACGCGGACCACGTGCCGGAATATTACGAGGAAGCGTTGAAGGACGTGGACCTGGACGCGGCCTTCGTCAACCCGATCTTCTACCACAACCCGAACGGCCAGGCGATCATCGACGGCATCTTCCGCCCGCTGGAATTGGTCATCTACCACATGCCGTCCAACGGCAGGGACCCGTTCCACCTGGCCTTCACGGTCAAGCGCGCCCTGCAGCGCTACGCCCGGCCTGACATGCCGGTCCACGTGCTCGACGCGGCCGCCCCCCACGTGACCATCTGCCCGGCCGTCTTGTAG
- a CDS encoding copper resistance protein B, giving the protein MKFRFITLLALLVLSAAALIPVSVRAEEMEDDPLLYMVDVEKLEMRVSEGDNPIEWDAEAWIGKDLNKLWFKTEGEYLDEKIDSAEFQALYSRAVAPYWDFQAGVRRDIRQEPGMPDRNWLALGFEGEAPYDIGIDTALFLGEYGRSSLRFKADYDILLTQRLILMPEFEANLFGKNDPATRTGSGLSETELGLRLRYEILREFAPYIGVNWDRLWGKTEDYAREDGESYDQVQFVMGVRFRF; this is encoded by the coding sequence ATGAAATTCCGCTTCATTACCCTATTGGCCCTCCTGGTCCTGTCCGCTGCCGCCCTCATCCCGGTTTCGGTCCGGGCCGAGGAGATGGAGGACGACCCGCTGCTCTACATGGTGGACGTGGAAAAGCTCGAGATGCGGGTGTCGGAGGGCGACAACCCCATCGAATGGGATGCCGAGGCCTGGATCGGCAAGGACCTGAACAAGCTCTGGTTCAAGACCGAAGGCGAATATCTCGACGAAAAGATCGATTCCGCCGAATTCCAGGCCCTGTACAGCCGGGCCGTGGCCCCGTACTGGGATTTCCAGGCCGGAGTGCGGCGGGATATCCGCCAGGAGCCCGGCATGCCGGACAGGAACTGGCTGGCCCTGGGCTTCGAAGGCGAGGCCCCCTACGACATCGGCATCGACACGGCCCTGTTCCTGGGCGAATACGGGCGCTCCTCCCTGCGCTTCAAGGCGGACTACGACATCCTGCTGACCCAGCGGCTGATCCTCATGCCCGAGTTCGAGGCGAACCTCTTCGGCAAGAACGACCCGGCCACCCGGACCGGCTCCGGGCTGTCCGAGACCGAACTCGGCCTGAGGCTGCGTTACGAAATCCTGCGGGAATTCGCGCCCTACATCGGCGTGAACTGGGACAGGCTGTGGGGCAAGACCGAGGACTACGCCAGGGAGGACGGCGAGAGCTACGACCAGGTCCAGTTCGTCATGGGCGTGCGCTTCCGGTTCTAG